One genomic window of Nitrosomonas sp. Is35 includes the following:
- a CDS encoding DDE-type integrase/transposase/recombinase — protein MNIHKRTRLTLLDRQEIWRLYQTRLWKVAHLAERFHVSRPTIYDVLKRARLQEFTPRDSTNQRFKTLQYGLKRLAKVEQAIQERLKREAKRYNKSYPGELVHFDTKRLSLLKGQSANEPREYLFVAIDDFSRELYADIFPDKTQHSAARFLIDTVIAQCPYQIDCAYSDNGKEFKGTDGHAFGKACTQHGIGQKFTRINRPQTNGKAERVIRTLMDSGTARFPLKTAPIGAFCFPVSLTSTIPSNLIRV, from the coding sequence ATGAACATACACAAACGCACCCGATTAACTTTATTAGATCGTCAGGAAATCTGGCGGCTTTATCAAACCCGGCTGTGGAAGGTGGCGCATTTGGCGGAACGCTTTCATGTCAGCCGGCCAACGATTTATGATGTACTGAAACGCGCGAGACTGCAGGAATTTACGCCGCGTGACAGCACCAATCAGCGGTTCAAGACGTTGCAATACGGTCTTAAGCGCCTGGCTAAGGTCGAACAAGCCATCCAGGAACGGCTCAAGCGTGAAGCCAAACGCTATAACAAGTCTTACCCAGGTGAGCTTGTTCACTTTGATACCAAGCGGCTTTCCTTGTTGAAAGGGCAATCCGCCAATGAACCTCGCGAGTACCTGTTTGTGGCCATCGATGATTTTTCCAGGGAGCTGTATGCCGATATTTTTCCCGATAAAACTCAACACAGCGCAGCTCGCTTTCTCATAGACACTGTCATTGCCCAATGTCCGTATCAGATCGACTGCGCTTATTCCGATAACGGCAAGGAATTTAAAGGAACTGACGGCCATGCTTTCGGCAAAGCTTGCACACAACACGGTATCGGACAGAAGTTTACCCGCATCAATCGTCCGCAAACCAACGGCAAAGCCGAACGAGTCATCCGCACCCTGATGGATAGTGGCACAGCCAGATTTCCTTTAAAGACTGCGCCGATCGGCGCGTTCTGCTTTCCCGTTTCATTAACTTCTACAATACCGTCAAACCTCATAAGAGTTTGA